Proteins encoded in a region of the Podarcis muralis chromosome 2, rPodMur119.hap1.1, whole genome shotgun sequence genome:
- the PIK3R5 gene encoding phosphoinositide 3-kinase regulatory subunit 5, translating into MQHTTCTEDRIHHALERCLHGLSRSTFSASTWTAGLCLNCWSLQELVSRDAGNYLILLEKILQKTQEVQEKCNYDLFAPLALLFSSAVMCTPHFPSESDFLLRAMRTYRDFLTWPVPYCNICQELLTFISNELKAPGISFQRLVRAEQGLSAKSCESSIVTVLLLNPSEVDGEFLSVAEKLSMAEHSQHTVLVTLLEHIYQANFGTKCDLPRLREVLKLKPLEKLMEMFASTTEAQELAAATSNDLSMAKEQLESALLEIAKAAGLPEITGEVQPCKLHLIPIPVARCYTYRWDKDNFDILNEVLDKEGHFPKPVVLEDEEEEEEEEADGYCPERTSLLTSLAAVSKESVYSVLSEVSPRDSQAPVLSALSKDSELLLASKNSLKTFVSSLKDYTDSGYVEDSDESSLEPMGRLDPKEEKASPRHRYRLSNRIIKLFKSKSQLILGRELRDVSEVASLSLPLRRAESLYNPVVKERIPTRSRRAHSLPQHALSATLFQTHVPQNACVQRRPFLSCDEDTKVSTLRVVVFGSDRISGKVARAYSSLKSQESSCPWLTRYFKLQFYYVPVKRSGSTSSALTYPPPSPGDPHSRSCGSMDPSLAGLESSTNDISVYIGMLDPWYERNVLGLMNLPTNVLCQQSAKPEGEPLEDTAEQLPILADMILYYCRFATRPVLLQVYQVELTFIGGQTRTEIFIHSLELGHSAATRAIKASGPGCKRLGIDGDREAIPLTLQIAYSKRAVSGRSRWNDIQKVCTTINLSKTCKKQEELDSKTECLTLTATEVIKRQSSKSKKSFNQQISVSQMKVDKVQIIGVNCSFAVCLDQDEKKILQSVTRCEVSACYKPKISEPCIEENPCSLLPTQNSSDFCSLLCLPIATFSGALP; encoded by the exons ATGCAGCACACGACGTGCACAGAGGACAGGATCCACCATGCACTGGAGAGGTGCCTTCATGGCCTCAGCAGAAGCACTTTCTCTGCTAGCACTTGGACTG CTGGGCTATGTCTGAATTGTTGGAGTCTCCAGGAGTTGGTCAGTCGTGATGCAGGGAACTACCTCATCCTTCTGGAGAAAATCTTGCAAAAGACCCAAGAG GTCCAAGAGAAATGCAACTATGATCTCTTTGCTCCACTGGCTCTGCTCTTCAGCTCAGCTGTTATGTGT ACACCACACTTTCCTTCAGAGTCAGATTTCCTTCTGAGAGCCATGAGGACGTACCGTGACTTCCTCACCTGGCCTGTGCCATACTGCAATATCTGCCAGGAGCTCCTGACCTTCATCAGCAATGAACTCAAAGCCCCAG GGATTTCATTTCAAAGGCTGGTTAGGGCAGAGCAGGGTCTGTCTGCAAAGAGCTGTGAGAGTTCCATTGT AACAGTCCTATTGCTGAACCCTTCAGAGGTTGATGGGGAGTTTCTCTCGGTCGCTGAAAAGTTGAGCATGGCAGAGCACTCCCAGCACACGGTACTGGTGACACTCCTGGAGCACATCTACCAAGCTAACTTTGGGACCAAATGTGACCTGCCAAGACTACGTGAAGTTCTCAAG ctgaaACCTTTAGAAAAGCTCATGGAGATGTTTGCCAGCACCACAGAAGCTCAGGAGCTGGCAGCTGCCACCAGCAATGACCTTTCCATGGCTAAGGAGCAGCTGGAATCTGCTTTGCTGGAGATTGCAAAGGCAGCTGGGCTGCCTGAAATCACAG GGGAAGTCCAGCCTTGTAAACTCCACCTGATCCCCATCCCTGTTGCCCGGTGTTACACCTACAGATGGGATAAGGATAACTTTG ACATCTTGAATGAGGTACTAGACAAAGAGGGGCACTTCCCAAAGCCTGTGGTTTtggaagatgaggaggaggaggaagaagaagaagctgatgGCTACTGTCCAGAAAGAACTTCCCTGTTGACTTCCCTGGCTGCTGTCTCCAAGGAATCTGTGTATTCCGTATTGTCGGAGGTCAGTCCCCGTGACTCGCAGGCACCGGTCCTCTCCGCCCTTTCCAAAGACTCTGAGCTCTTGTTGGCCTCTAAAAACTCTTTGAAGACTTTTGTCTCCAGCCTGAAGGACTACACGGACAGCGGTTATGTGGAGGACAGTGACGAGAGCTCCCTTGAGCCGATGGGCCGCCTGGATCCAAAGGAGGAGAAGGCATCTCCCAGGCACCGGTATCGCCTGAGCAACAGGATAATCAAGCTGTTCAAGAGCAAGAGCCAGCTCATCCTGGGCAGGGAATTGCGGGACGTTTCTGAGGTGGCGTCGCTCTCACTGCCGCTGCGCCGAGCTGAGAGCCTCTACAACCCCGTGGTCAAAGAGCGCATTCCCACACGCTCACGGCGTGCACACTCTCTGCCGCAGCATGCACTGAGCGCCACACTTTTCCAGACCCATGTGCCGCAGAATGCCTGTGTCCAGCGCAGGCCCTTCCTGAGCTGCGACGAGGACACCAAGGTCTCAACGCTGCGGGTGGTCGTGTTTGGCTCTGACCGCATCTCTGGGAAAGTGGCCCGGGCTTACAGCAGTCTTAA ATCTCAGGAAAGCAGCTGCCCCTGGTTAACTCGGTACTTCAAACTGCAGTTTTACTATGTCCCCGTGAAGAGGAGTGGCTCTACCTCATCTGCACTGACctaccctcctccttctccaggagATCCACATTCTCGTTCCTGTGGATCAATG GATCCTAGTTTGGCAGGGTTGGAGAGCAGCACAAACGATATCTCAGTCTACATTGGTATGCTGGATCCATGGTACGAGCGCAATGTTCTTGGGCTAATGAACCTTCCCACAAATGTTCTATGCCAG CAATCTGCCAAACCTGAGGGTGAGCCCCTAGAAGATACAGCAGAGCAGCTCCCCATCCTTGCTGACATGATCCTTTATTACTGTCGTTTTGCTACCCGCCCAGTGTTGCTGCAGGTCTATCAGGTAGAG CTCACCTTCATTGGAGGGCAGACAAGGACAGAGATCTTCATCCACTCCCTAGAGCTGGGCCACTCAGCAGCCACACGGGCCATCAAAGCCTCAG gtcCAGGTTGCAAGCGACTGGGCATAGATGGAGACAGAGAAGCAATCCCACTAACACTACAGATCGCCTACAGCAAG AGAGCAGTCAGTGGACGGAGCCGCTGGAATGACATTCAGAAAGTCTGCACAACCATCAATCTCAGCAAGACCTGTAAGAAACAAGAAGAGCTTG ATTCAAAAACCGAATGCTTAACTCTCACTGCAACAGAGGTAATCAAGAGGCAGAGTTCCAAGTCCAAGAAGAGTTTCAATCAG CAAATCAGTGTGTCTCAGATGAAAGTGGACAAGGTCCAGATTATTGGGGTGAACTGTTCCTTTGCTGTGTGCCTTGACCAGGATGAGAAGAAGATTCTGCAGAGTGTCACCAG